In a genomic window of bacterium:
- a CDS encoding serine hydrolase translates to MIKRIILICLLACFFGSVTYFSYSRYQIFKKVEEKRVLLEKRKAAWDNLKIAVKNRIEIFGNHPSVVIKDLDMGWEIDFNKDELVPSASLVKIPIMLSCFYAVVEKKIGLKDTIYLKASEKVEGSKALGEKPVGSVFTVEELLEPMITQSDNTATNLLIDYIDFDTLNTYFKKIGLKNTNLARKMLDFKERKEGVENYTTAEDMAFLLEGLYRNNFLNKSISKQCLLLLGQQKVNDRIPRKLPKDGTFVAHKTGLERHVCHDVGIVYTRKGNFLICVLVKHENKVAEPAKKFISDIALLTHNYYQGF, encoded by the coding sequence ATGATAAAAAGAATTATTCTTATATGTTTGCTAGCATGTTTTTTTGGCTCAGTTACTTATTTTTCTTACTCTAGGTATCAAATTTTCAAAAAAGTAGAAGAGAAGCGGGTTTTATTGGAGAAAAGAAAGGCTGCATGGGATAATCTTAAAATTGCAGTCAAAAATAGAATCGAGATTTTCGGCAACCACCCTAGCGTTGTTATAAAAGATCTAGATATGGGTTGGGAGATCGATTTTAACAAAGATGAATTAGTTCCTTCGGCAAGCTTGGTTAAGATCCCTATTATGCTTTCTTGTTTTTACGCGGTAGTAGAAAAAAAGATCGGCTTGAAAGATACTATATATCTTAAAGCTTCCGAAAAGGTGGAAGGATCAAAAGCGTTAGGCGAGAAGCCGGTAGGTTCTGTTTTTACAGTAGAAGAATTACTTGAGCCGATGATTACGCAAAGCGATAATACCGCAACTAACCTGCTTATAGATTACATAGATTTTGATACGCTCAATACTTATTTTAAGAAAATAGGCTTAAAAAATACTAATTTAGCACGCAAGATGTTGGATTTTAAGGAAAGGAAAGAGGGTGTAGAAAATTATACAACAGCCGAAGATATGGCCTTCCTTTTAGAAGGACTTTATCGTAATAATTTCTTGAATAAATCAATATCTAAACAATGCCTTCTCTTGCTGGGACAACAGAAAGTTAATGACCGCATTCCCAGAAAGCTTCCCAAAGACGGAACATTTGTTGCTCATAAAACAGGTTTAGAAAGGCATGTTTGCCACGATGTAGGGATAGTGTATACCCGAAAAGGTAATTTTCTGATCTGCGTTTTAGTTAAACATGAAAACAAGGTTGCGGAACCCGCAA
- a CDS encoding N-acetylmuramoyl-L-alanine amidase gives MKRLISLALIASLTIVLSSCATTPVKPYITPVKEIYPQTTISVLRQDTSHIVAPGETLWRVSKMYNVPIKDILSVNNLKTQTLEKGQHLLVPNAAPIIPVISLYPSRKWKYIIIHHSATDGGSSLSFDRYHLRRGWDSIGYHFVINNGSQGKDDGQIEVSPRWLKQKNGAHCNAGNMNERSIGICLVGDFNKERVSEKQMASLAYLVNILRKYYKIPKNNIMGHGQVSGAKTECPGKYFPWREFYNKLN, from the coding sequence ATGAAAAGGTTAATTTCTCTAGCATTAATTGCAAGTTTAACGATCGTCTTGAGTTCTTGTGCTACCACGCCTGTTAAACCTTATATAACTCCTGTAAAAGAAATATATCCGCAAACCACTATTTCAGTTTTAAGGCAGGATACCTCTCATATAGTTGCACCCGGTGAGACACTCTGGCGGGTTAGTAAAATGTACAATGTTCCCATAAAGGACATATTATCTGTCAATAATTTAAAGACGCAAACCTTAGAGAAAGGGCAACATCTTTTAGTTCCTAACGCGGCTCCTATTATCCCGGTGATTTCTCTTTATCCTTCAAGGAAATGGAAATACATTATCATTCACCATAGTGCAACCGATGGTGGCAGTTCTCTTTCTTTTGATCGTTATCATTTAAGAAGAGGGTGGGATAGCATAGGATATCATTTTGTAATCAATAATGGAAGCCAAGGTAAGGATGATGGACAGATTGAAGTTTCTCCGCGTTGGCTTAAACAGAAAAATGGCGCTCATTGTAACGCGGGCAATATGAATGAACGATCAATAGGGATATGTTTGGTAGGTGATTTTAATAAAGAAAGAGTTTCCGAGAAACAGATGGCTTCATTAGCTTATTTGGTAAATATTTTAAGAAAATATTATAAAATTCCTAAGAATAATATCATGGGGCATGGCCAGGTTTCCGGGGCTAAGACTGAGTGCCCCGGTAAATATTTTCCTTGGAGAGAATTCTATAATAAACTGAATTAG